A DNA window from Streptomyces canus contains the following coding sequences:
- a CDS encoding HAD family hydrolase, translating to MSRLSDISVIFDLDGTLVDSEPNYYEAGRQTLAAHGVPDFTWTDHERYVGISTRETVTRWKSLYGLRASVPELLADKNRRYLELSRTSTRVYPEMREFVKLLADEAVPMAVASGSSPEAIDTILAGTGLDAYLRTTVSADEVAHGKPAPDVFLEAARRLGADPAHCVVLEDAAPGAAAAHAAGMRCIAIPYVAAQADAPEFARAALLLRGGQEEFTARAAHDWLVRNRG from the coding sequence ATGAGCAGGCTCAGCGATATATCGGTCATCTTCGATCTCGACGGTACGCTCGTGGACAGCGAGCCGAACTACTACGAAGCGGGTCGGCAGACCCTCGCCGCGCACGGCGTCCCGGACTTCACCTGGACCGACCACGAGCGGTACGTCGGGATCAGCACGCGGGAGACGGTCACGCGGTGGAAGTCGCTGTACGGGCTGCGGGCGTCCGTGCCGGAACTCCTCGCGGACAAGAACCGGCGCTATCTGGAGCTGTCCCGCACCTCCACGCGCGTGTACCCGGAGATGCGCGAGTTCGTGAAGCTGCTCGCCGATGAGGCCGTACCGATGGCCGTGGCCTCGGGGTCCTCTCCGGAAGCCATCGACACGATCCTGGCCGGGACGGGCCTCGACGCGTATCTCCGTACGACCGTCTCGGCCGACGAGGTCGCCCACGGCAAGCCCGCGCCGGACGTCTTCCTGGAGGCCGCCCGCCGACTGGGTGCCGACCCGGCCCACTGTGTGGTCCTGGAGGACGCCGCCCCGGGCGCCGCCGCCGCGCACGCCGCCGGGATGCGCTGCATCGCGATCCCGTACGTGGCGGCGCAGGCCGACGCCCCTGAGTTCGCCCGCGCCGCTCTGCTCCTGCGGGGAGGCCAGGAGGAGTTCACGGCACGGGCGGCTCATGACTGGCTGGTGCGGAACCGGGGCTGA
- a CDS encoding lactonase family protein: MADGGRGGRAYIGSFTAAGGPGIVTATVAPDTGALKVLSALNGVPDPSYLALSARGDVLYTVSETAEGAVAAYRVSGDRPEPAGPPVPVDGNGPTHLAVHAGHVLTANYGSGSVTTVPLRADGSLAGVPSGVLRHTGSGPHTPRQHGPHAHQVQPDPSGRWIVSVDLGTDSVRLCTLTDGALDVHREVALRPGSGPRHLAFHPDGTRAYVLNELTPTLISCRWDAEEGSLKPLSEIPVLAGAPEGDAYPSGVVTSPDGRFVWTATRGEDVLSTFAVEGDDLRLVGTVICGGRWPRALAESGGFLYVANERSGDVTWFAVDPATGLPRYEGSIEVPAASCVVFD, translated from the coding sequence GTGGCAGACGGCGGCAGGGGCGGACGGGCCTACATCGGGTCGTTCACGGCGGCGGGAGGCCCCGGCATCGTGACGGCGACGGTGGCCCCGGACACGGGTGCGTTGAAGGTGCTGAGCGCCCTGAACGGCGTACCCGATCCGTCGTATCTGGCCCTGTCGGCCCGCGGGGACGTGCTGTACACGGTCAGCGAGACGGCCGAGGGCGCGGTGGCCGCGTACCGGGTGAGCGGCGACCGGCCCGAGCCGGCCGGCCCGCCGGTGCCGGTCGACGGGAACGGGCCCACGCACCTCGCCGTGCACGCCGGACACGTCCTGACCGCCAACTACGGCTCCGGCAGCGTCACCACCGTGCCCCTGCGCGCCGACGGCTCCCTCGCGGGTGTCCCCTCCGGCGTGCTGCGCCACACCGGCTCGGGCCCGCACACACCCCGCCAGCACGGCCCGCACGCCCACCAGGTGCAGCCCGACCCGAGCGGGCGGTGGATCGTCAGCGTCGATCTCGGCACGGACTCGGTGCGGCTGTGCACCCTGACGGACGGCGCGCTCGACGTGCACCGCGAGGTCGCCCTGCGTCCCGGCTCGGGCCCGCGTCACCTGGCCTTCCATCCCGACGGGACCCGTGCCTACGTCCTCAACGAGCTCACCCCGACCCTCATCAGCTGCCGCTGGGACGCCGAGGAGGGCTCCCTGAAGCCCCTGAGCGAGATCCCGGTGCTGGCGGGCGCCCCGGAGGGCGACGCCTACCCGTCGGGCGTCGTCACGTCCCCCGACGGCCGTTTCGTGTGGACCGCCACCCGGGGCGAGGACGTCCTGTCCACGTTCGCCGTCGAGGGCGACGACCTGCGGCTGGTCGGCACGGTCATCTGCGGCGGCCGCTGGCCCCGGGCCCTCGCGGAGTCCGGCGGATTCCTGTACGTGGCCAACGAGCGCTCCGGCGACGTGACCTGGTTCGCCGTGGACCCGGCCACCGGCCTGCCCAGGTACGAGGGCTCGATCGAGGTCCCGGCCGCGTCCTGCGTGGTCTTCGACTGA
- a CDS encoding sirohydrochlorin chelatase, producing the protein MSSPTGPASGLPVRMPRPRQPGRHRRPEPLAAPEGAPALVLAVPGTPAAATRSLAEEVVSIARSELPGLDARIGYLDGDDSEFPTLQAVLTHAAQERTARYEQAKAAGLDVKEPDGPVAVVVPLLAGPDSALLRRIRQAVMDSRIAADLTDVLGPHPLLAEALHVRLSEAGLARADRARLFAVTTAADGIILGAVGGEEAVQAAGITGMLLAARLAVPVMAAALDQDGSIASIADQLRSSGSQQLALAPYLIGPEIDPAVIEEAAKEAGCSAAEPLGPYPAIGKLVLAKYTTALGIAPQQAQGAPVR; encoded by the coding sequence ATGAGCTCCCCCACTGGGCCCGCGTCCGGCCTGCCAGTACGAATGCCGCGACCTCGCCAGCCCGGGCGGCACCGCCGACCCGAGCCCTTGGCGGCTCCCGAGGGCGCGCCCGCGCTCGTCCTCGCGGTTCCGGGCACGCCCGCGGCCGCCACGCGCAGCCTCGCCGAGGAGGTCGTGAGCATCGCCCGCTCCGAGCTCCCCGGCCTCGACGCGCGGATCGGGTACCTCGACGGGGACGACTCGGAGTTCCCCACGCTTCAGGCCGTCCTGACCCATGCCGCCCAGGAGCGCACCGCCCGTTACGAGCAGGCCAAGGCCGCCGGGCTGGACGTCAAGGAGCCCGACGGCCCCGTCGCCGTCGTGGTGCCACTGCTCGCCGGTCCGGACAGCGCGCTGCTGCGCCGGATCCGCCAGGCGGTGATGGACAGCCGGATCGCGGCCGACCTCACCGATGTGCTGGGCCCGCACCCGCTGCTCGCCGAGGCGCTGCACGTACGTCTGTCGGAGGCCGGGCTGGCCCGCGCCGACCGCGCTCGCCTGTTCGCCGTGACGACCGCCGCGGACGGCATCATCCTGGGCGCGGTGGGCGGCGAGGAGGCCGTGCAGGCGGCCGGGATCACCGGCATGCTGCTCGCCGCGCGTCTCGCCGTGCCGGTGATGGCGGCGGCGCTCGACCAGGACGGCTCGATCGCGTCCATCGCCGATCAGCTGCGGTCCTCCGGTTCGCAGCAGCTGGCGCTCGCGCCGTATCTGATAGGGCCGGAGATCGACCCCGCCGTGATCGAGGAGGCGGCCAAGGAGGCGGGCTGCTCCGCCGCCGAGCCGCTCGGCCCCTACCCGGCGATCGGCAAGCTCGTCCTCGCCAAGTACACGACCGCGCTGGGCATCGCCCCGCAGCAGGCGCAGGGCGCACCGGTGCGCTGA
- a CDS encoding Lrp/AsnC family transcriptional regulator has protein sequence MAVDELDTRILRLLLERPRTSVREYARILGVARGTLQARLDRLERDGVITGTGPSLSPGALGHPVLAFVHIEVTQGRLDDVGDALAAVPEIVEAFSIAGGGDLLTRVVARDNAHLEDVIQKVISLPGVVRTRTEVALRERVAYRLLPLVESVGRAARS, from the coding sequence ATGGCCGTGGACGAACTCGACACCCGCATCCTGCGGCTGCTGCTGGAGCGGCCGCGGACGAGCGTGCGGGAGTACGCGCGGATTCTCGGGGTCGCGCGGGGCACCTTGCAGGCGCGGCTCGACCGGCTCGAGCGGGACGGCGTGATCACCGGTACGGGGCCCTCGCTGTCGCCCGGCGCGCTCGGTCATCCGGTGCTGGCGTTCGTGCACATCGAGGTGACCCAGGGGCGGCTCGACGACGTGGGGGACGCGCTGGCCGCCGTGCCGGAGATCGTCGAGGCGTTCTCGATCGCGGGCGGCGGGGATCTGCTCACGCGGGTCGTGGCGCGGGACAACGCGCATCTGGAGGACGTGATCCAGAAGGTGATCAGCCTGCCGGGAGTGGTGCGGACCCGCACCGAGGTGGCGCTGCGGGAGCGGGTCGCGTACCGGCTGCTGCCGCTGGTGGAGTCGGTCGGGCGCGCTGCCCGGAGTTGA
- a CDS encoding FAD-binding oxidoreductase produces MSSTPAQAARRELTGFTGELIGPEDAGYQEARTVYNAMIDKRPALVARCADGDAVSRTIGFARAHGLPLAVRGGGHHGAGLGTVDGGVVADLSPMKDIRVDPEARTVRVGGGCVWGEVDRATNAHGLATPSGIVSTTGVGGLATGGGLGHLTRSCGLTIDNLLEADVILADGRRVRASADENSDLFWAIRGGGGNFGVVTSFVFRLHEISTVIAGPTFWAVEDSAEVLSAYREFILNAPRELGGFFLHGTVPPAPPFPEEIQLRKTAGVVWCYTGDDTEAAAREMAPLLDALPAPLLHAPMVMQHPDLQAMFDGLYPPGHQWYWRADFVETIPDEAVRLHAKFGAEVPTVQSTMHLYPIDGAAHDVGQDETPWAYRHANWASVYAGVDPDPANAELVKRWTVDYFDALHPHSAGGAYVNMMMDEGQERVRASYRGNYDRLARIKADRDPDNVFRLNQNIQPAPKPSHGARP; encoded by the coding sequence ATGTCCAGCACGCCCGCCCAGGCCGCACGTCGTGAGCTGACCGGATTCACCGGGGAGCTCATCGGCCCCGAGGACGCCGGCTACCAGGAGGCCCGTACCGTCTACAACGCGATGATCGACAAGCGCCCCGCCCTCGTCGCCCGCTGTGCCGACGGCGACGCGGTGTCCCGCACGATCGGCTTCGCCCGTGCCCACGGCCTTCCCCTCGCCGTGCGGGGCGGCGGGCACCACGGCGCCGGACTCGGCACCGTCGACGGGGGAGTGGTCGCGGACCTGTCACCCATGAAGGACATCCGGGTCGACCCCGAAGCGCGCACCGTGCGGGTCGGCGGCGGCTGTGTCTGGGGCGAGGTGGACCGCGCCACCAACGCGCACGGCCTGGCCACACCCAGCGGCATCGTCTCCACGACCGGTGTCGGCGGCCTCGCCACCGGCGGCGGGCTCGGTCACCTCACCCGCAGCTGCGGGCTGACCATCGACAACCTGCTGGAGGCCGACGTCATCCTCGCCGACGGCCGCCGGGTACGGGCGAGCGCCGACGAGAACAGCGACCTGTTCTGGGCGATCAGGGGCGGCGGCGGCAACTTCGGCGTCGTCACCTCGTTCGTCTTCCGGCTGCACGAGATCAGTACGGTGATCGCCGGGCCGACCTTCTGGGCCGTCGAGGACAGTGCCGAAGTCCTCTCCGCCTACCGGGAGTTCATCCTGAACGCGCCCCGCGAGCTGGGCGGGTTCTTCCTGCACGGCACCGTCCCGCCCGCCCCGCCGTTCCCCGAGGAGATCCAGCTCCGCAAGACGGCCGGCGTGGTCTGGTGCTACACCGGCGACGACACCGAGGCCGCGGCACGCGAGATGGCCCCGCTGCTCGACGCCCTGCCCGCGCCGCTGCTGCACGCCCCCATGGTCATGCAGCACCCCGACCTGCAGGCCATGTTCGACGGGCTCTACCCGCCCGGCCACCAGTGGTACTGGCGGGCCGACTTCGTCGAGACCATCCCGGACGAGGCGGTCCGGCTGCACGCCAAGTTCGGCGCCGAGGTGCCGACCGTCCAGTCGACCATGCACCTCTACCCGATCGACGGCGCCGCCCACGACGTGGGCCAGGACGAGACCCCCTGGGCCTACCGCCACGCCAACTGGGCCTCCGTCTACGCCGGAGTCGACCCCGATCCGGCCAACGCCGAGCTGGTCAAGCGGTGGACCGTCGACTACTTCGACGCCCTGCACCCGCACTCGGCGGGCGGCGCCTACGTCAACATGATGATGGACGAGGGCCAGGAACGCGTCCGCGCCAGCTACCGCGGCAACTACGACCGCCTGGCCCGCATCAAGGCCGACCGGGACCCGGACAACGTGTTCCGCCTGAACCAGAACATCCAGCCGGCACCGAAGCCCTCGCACGGGGCGCGGCCGTAG